Proteins from a single region of Hordeum vulgare subsp. vulgare chromosome 6H, MorexV3_pseudomolecules_assembly, whole genome shotgun sequence:
- the LOC123402985 gene encoding pectinesterase-like, with the protein MEMHGGRASRRRQRRQEAVAMVLALATLTLAAAPAAGEQQEASGANVTAICSSTPYPGACRTALSSSASRAAKDPFAASVQFAMARAASARALARNLSASSSARRRGGVLPPSGMDDCAELLDASHAQLGDALAAGSAHDAETWLSAALTNQDTCGDSLDAVPASAGREGVLRRVGALAEFIGTALALHAKLKGGSASPPPSAAPDRAFPSWVPDHDMKLILESAAGGVTPDAVVALDGSGTHGTIGDAIAAVTAAAVPPVGSSKAGVGAGRKVIYVKAGRYEESVRISSRQRNVMLMGDGKGKTVIVGHRSAADGYTTYASATVAAMGSGFIAKGLTIINDAGPGKGQAVALRVGGDLSVVYQCDIEAYQDTLHTHSNRQFYTEDGISGTVDFIFGNSAVVIQNCDIRPRKRRPSGQKDTITAQGRTDPNQNTGISIHKCRIAAASDLGGTEVYLGRPWKAYSRTVVMGSSLDRWIAPAGWLEWSGQFALSTLYYGEYGNTGPGAGTGGRVKWATSMSTVDATRFTVRDFILGDSWLGDTGVSYTSGL; encoded by the exons ATGGAGATGCATGGCGGCAGGGCAAGCCGGCGCCGACAACGGAGGCAAGAAGCCGTTGCCATGGTGCTCGCTCTAGCCACACTAACACTAGCAGCAGCTCCTGCCGCCGGAGAGCAACAGGAGGCGTCGGGCGCGAACGTCACCGCCATCTGCTCGTCGACGCCGTACCCGGGCGCGTGCCGCACGGCGCTGTCCTCGTCGGCGTCGCGGGCTGCCAAGGACCCCTTCGCGGCATCCGTGCAGTTCGCCATGGCCAGGGCCGCGTCGGCCCGCGCGCTGGCGCGCAACCTCTCGGCGTCTTCCTCCGCGCGCCGGCGCGGTGGCGTGCTGCCGCCCTCCGGCATGGACGACTGCGCCGAGCTGCTCGACGCCAGCCACGCCCAGCTCGGCGACGCGCTCGCCGCCGGCTCCGCGCACGACGCCGAGACGTGGCTCAGCGCCGCGCTCACGAACCAGGACACCTGCGGCGACAGCCTCGACGCCGTGCCGGCATCCGCGGGGCGGGAGGGCGTGCTCAGGCGGGTCGGCGCCCTCGCGGAGTTCATCGGCACCGCGCTGGCGCTGCACGCCAAGCTCAAGGGCGGGAGCGCGTCGCCGCCACCATCCGCCGCGCCCGACCGTGCGTTCCCGTCCTGGGTCCCCGACCACGACATGAAGCTGATCCTGGAGTCCGCCGCGGGCGGCGTGACGCCGGACGCCGTGGTGGCGCTGGACGGCAGCGGGACGCACGGGACCATCGGCGACGCGATCGCAGCCGTGACCGCGGCGGCAGTGCCGCCGGTAGGCTCCTCCAAGGCGGGCGTCGGAGCAGGGAGGAAGGTGATCTACGTGAAGGCCGGGCGGTACGAGGAGAGCGTGCGGATCTCGAGCAGGCAGAGGAACGTGATGCTGATGGGCGACGGCAAGGGGAAGACGGTCATCGTCGGCCACAGGAGCGCCGCCGACGGCTACACCACCTACGCCTCCGCCACCGTCG cTGCAATGGGTTCGGGCTTCATAGCCAAGGGCCTGACCATCATCAACGACGCCGGGCCGGGCAAGGGCCAGGCGGTGGCGCTGAGGGTCGGCGGCGACCTCTCCGTCGTGTACCAGTGCGACATCGAGGCGTACCAGGACACCCTCCACACGCACTCCAACCGCCAGTTCTACACCGAGGACGGCATCTCCGGCACGGTGGACTTCATCTTCGGCAACTCGGCGGTGGTCATCCAGAACTGCGACATCCGGCCCAGGAAGCGCCGGCCGTCCGGCCAGAAGGACACGATCACGGCCCAGGGCCGGACCGACCCGAACCAGAACACCGGCATCTCCATCCACAAGTGCCGGATCGCCGCCGCGTCGGACCTAGGCGGCACCGAGGTGTATCTTGGCCGCCCGTGGAAGGCCTACTCGCGGACCGTCGTGATGGGGAGCTCTCTCGACCGTTGGATCGCCCCGGCCGGGTGGCTGGAGTGGTCGGGCCAGTTCGCCCTCAGCACGCTCTACTACGGGGAGTACGGGAACACCGGGCCTGGCGCCGGGACAGGCGGGCGGGTGAAGTGGGCCACGTCAATGTCCACCGTGGACGCCACGCGGTTCACGGTGCGGGATTTTATCTTGGGAGACTCATGGTTGGGTGACACCGGAGTGAGCTACACTTCGGGGCTATGA
- the LOC123404735 gene encoding uncharacterized protein LOC123404735 produces MSSWPERNANAINCRYTLINKETARFCGCLQQILNREESGRTIEEKTNDAHIMFKEMDLKKKKTFTLMHCYVELSKYPKWQTKELETSRKKQKKTVGASPGTSTNDLVDASSVRTDATSIHRDALEHEERPDGVKKDKLRKGKADDSACKLSLETVWAAKQEKDDIKEAAKNARYAQQFELRKEEIALKKKEDARNEREDARRQFELDERVMLIDTSGMTDMQKQFYQAKQNEILARRLE; encoded by the exons ATGTCATCATGGCCGGAGCGTAATGCTAATGCAATCAATTGCCGTTACACATTGATTAACAAAGAGACCGCTAGATTTTGTGGTTGCCTTCAGCAGATTTTAAATAGGGAAGAAAGCGGAAGGACTATAGAAGAAAAG ACAAACGATGCACACATTATGTTCAAGGAAATGGATCTTAAAAAGAAGAAGACTTTCACATTGATGCATTGCTATGTCGAGCTTTCGAAGTATCCAAAGTGGCAGACAAAAGAACTTGAAACTTCTCGTAAGAAACAAAAGAAGACCGTTGGTGCAAGTCCGGGCACATCCACCAATGATCTAGTTGATGCATCCTCGGTACGCACTGATGCTACCTCAATACACAGGGATGCTCTTGAACATGAGGAAAGACCTGATGGTGTGAAGAAGGACAAATTGCGGAAAGGTAAAGCTGATGACAGTGCTTGCAAGTTGTCATTAGAAACTGTGTGGGCAGCAAAGCAAGAGAAGGATGACATCAAAGAGGCGGCAAAAAATGCTCGCTATGCACAACAATTTGAATTGCGAAAAGAGGAGATTGCACTGAAAAAGAAGGAGGATGCACGAAACGAGAGGGAGGATGCACGGAGACAGTTTGAATTAGATGAGAGGGTCATGCTCATAGACACTAGTGGTATGACTGATATGCAAAAGCAGTTCTACCAAGCTAAGCAGAATGAGATCCTTGCTCGTCGCCTAGAGTAA